The following coding sequences are from one Desulfosporosinus orientis DSM 765 window:
- a CDS encoding inositol monophosphatase family protein: MTEYCFGLTSEWDTAAMQCIVEEAGGIFRQMDGTEMLYNRENNLNEKGFYVVKRKHLGLRSN; encoded by the coding sequence CTGACAGAATATTGCTTTGGCTTAACTTCAGAATGGGATACGGCAGCTATGCAATGCATTGTCGAAGAAGCAGGAGGCATCTTCAGGCAGATGGATGGTACGGAGATGCTGTATAATCGTGAGAACAACCTAAATGAGAAAGGTTTTTATGTAGTTAAAAGAAAACATTTGGGTTTAAGGAGCAATTAG
- a CDS encoding asparagine synthase-related protein codes for MGAICGIYNRKNGPISEEICSNIMEIIQGFPHDTSHSWKNGSVFLGNTNVHITPEAENEELPKYDKPANIVLAADAIIDNRSELISILNLPYKETAMITDSDLILKAYLRWGTECSKYLIGDYAFAIWDNNKKELFCVRDHVGKRTFYFYMNKDIFAFCTIMKPLLIIKGNQSDLNQEWIANYLSLLEPLHELNITSTIYKDIVQLPPAHSISITKKGTKIKKYWDPLMVKKLKLNTDQEYEEAFRNVFFEAVNCRLRGNGNIGVMLSGGLDSGSLACIAAKNMAESGKVLKTYTSIPFPEYKNWLGNNSLADERDFVQSIIDRYNNIDFKFCDSKGINSYNSLNRLMNLLEHPFKFTANFFWMDNIASQCSKDGCSILLDGQSGNFTVSFGDLTSFVITMVRRGKWLTALQEIRSYSVVLNRNQMSVLKYFLVLMLPEKFTKKYRRVFRKRNNKNEQEPKAPINFKLSTCWKTDELLKKLKLGKYYTKNQSLYQIRKFIANSLLFSQAGEAETKLSLAYGIIKRDPTRDKRVIEFCMSLPAEQFVKDGIERSLIRRAMKGILPEKIRLNYRVRGTQSADWIQRLLPEWKELKNELLTMLENDALKRYIDLGVVEDSLKKIDELPKDEDYYEVLTFMNIIALGRFFSHNQYNPVNIII; via the coding sequence ATGGGCGCTATTTGTGGCATTTATAATAGAAAGAATGGCCCTATTTCGGAAGAAATTTGCTCAAATATTATGGAGATTATTCAGGGATTTCCTCATGATACTTCACATAGTTGGAAAAATGGATCTGTTTTTTTAGGTAATACAAACGTACATATTACTCCAGAAGCTGAGAATGAAGAATTACCTAAATATGATAAACCAGCAAACATCGTATTAGCTGCAGATGCAATCATTGATAATCGTTCTGAATTGATATCAATCTTGAATTTACCATACAAAGAGACTGCGATGATCACGGACAGTGACTTAATTCTTAAAGCATATCTAAGATGGGGAACTGAATGTTCAAAGTACTTAATCGGTGACTATGCCTTTGCCATATGGGACAATAATAAGAAAGAACTTTTTTGTGTTAGGGATCATGTGGGTAAGAGAACATTTTACTTCTATATGAACAAAGATATATTTGCTTTCTGTACCATAATGAAACCTTTGCTGATTATAAAAGGTAATCAAAGTGATTTAAATCAAGAATGGATTGCAAATTATTTATCATTGCTTGAGCCATTGCATGAGCTAAATATCACTTCAACAATTTATAAAGATATAGTACAGTTGCCCCCTGCCCATTCGATAAGTATAACGAAAAAGGGGACTAAGATTAAAAAGTATTGGGATCCTTTAATGGTTAAGAAGTTAAAGTTAAATACAGATCAAGAATATGAAGAAGCTTTTCGGAACGTGTTCTTCGAAGCTGTTAACTGTCGTTTAAGAGGGAATGGTAACATAGGAGTTATGTTAAGCGGTGGCTTAGATTCAGGTTCATTAGCATGTATAGCAGCCAAAAATATGGCTGAGAGTGGTAAGGTGTTGAAAACATATACATCAATACCCTTTCCTGAGTATAAGAATTGGTTAGGTAATAACTCTCTAGCTGATGAAAGGGATTTTGTTCAATCTATTATTGATAGGTATAACAATATTGATTTTAAATTTTGTGATTCAAAGGGAATTAATTCATATAATAGTCTTAACAGACTTATGAATTTACTAGAACACCCCTTCAAGTTTACTGCTAATTTCTTTTGGATGGATAATATAGCTTCACAATGCAGTAAAGACGGATGCAGTATATTATTAGATGGGCAGTCAGGGAATTTTACGGTATCCTTTGGGGATCTCACAAGTTTCGTAATAACAATGGTTAGAAGAGGAAAATGGTTGACGGCTCTTCAAGAAATTCGAAGCTATTCCGTTGTACTTAATAGAAATCAGATGAGTGTTTTAAAGTATTTTTTGGTACTGATGCTTCCAGAAAAGTTCACGAAAAAATATAGACGAGTATTTCGAAAAAGAAATAATAAGAATGAACAAGAACCCAAGGCTCCTATTAACTTCAAATTATCGACTTGCTGGAAAACGGATGAACTCTTAAAGAAATTAAAACTTGGCAAGTACTATACAAAAAACCAATCCCTATATCAGATACGTAAGTTTATCGCTAATTCGTTATTATTTTCTCAAGCTGGTGAAGCGGAAACAAAGCTTTCGTTGGCTTATGGAATAATAAAACGTGACCCTACTAGAGACAAAAGGGTAATAGAGTTTTGTATGAGTCTGCCTGCAGAACAGTTTGTTAAAGATGGTATAGAAAGAAGTTTGATTCGAAGGGCCATGAAAGGGATATTACCTGAAAAGATTAGGCTTAATTATAGAGTGCGTGGAACACAGAGTGCTGACTGGATACAAAGGTTGCTTCCGGAATGGAAGGAATTAAAAAATGAATTGTTAACAATGCTAGAGAACGACGCGTTAAAACGATATATCGATCTTGGAGTAGTTGAAGATAGTCTGAAAAAAATTGATGAGCTTCCAAAAGATGAAGATTACTATGAAGTACTAACTTTTATGAATATAATTGCATTAGGCCGCTTTTTTAGTCATAATCAGTACAATCCTGTTAATATAATTATTTGA
- a CDS encoding flippase, with protein sequence MLKKINLKYLFIKLINGQGVGAILVRGASQSLIVQIIGTGINFISQILLARILGVNNYGDYIYVLTWINILLLIGVMGFDTATLRYMPRYDVDQDLGLIKGFLLSSQKIVLISSSIVTAGILLFVFNVSKFNYSLRMVFYVGALLVQPLALLQLYAARLRSSKKILLAQVPLQIIRPVFLMLITGCIYILTQSHLPGVLVMAINLCSVIFALGLSIWAFRKNLSPEIRNARPDFNTKEWMSVAIPLLIISGMSMVMGQMDTVMLGALIGTDVAGIYSSAQRISTLVLFGLQAVNTMAAPMISELYYAGRIKELQRMVTLASWGIFAVTSIGSVVLIFLGHWILSLFGQAFVIGYLPLIILLIGNVINALCGSVGFILNMTGNQKISGRIIAGGLVINFLLNLCLIPKWNMTGAAIATATGMIYWNLFMVIVVIRKLKINPTICRFN encoded by the coding sequence ATGCTAAAAAAAATTAATTTAAAATATCTCTTTATAAAACTAATTAACGGGCAAGGTGTCGGAGCTATTTTGGTCAGAGGAGCAAGTCAGTCACTTATAGTCCAAATAATAGGTACGGGCATAAATTTTATATCACAAATCTTATTGGCAAGAATCCTTGGTGTTAATAATTATGGAGATTATATTTATGTTCTTACTTGGATCAATATATTGTTATTGATTGGCGTGATGGGTTTTGACACCGCAACGCTAAGATATATGCCGAGGTATGATGTTGACCAAGACTTGGGGTTGATTAAAGGTTTTTTATTATCAAGCCAAAAAATAGTTCTGATTTCTTCATCGATAGTAACTGCTGGTATCTTATTATTTGTTTTCAATGTATCAAAGTTCAATTACTCTTTAAGAATGGTTTTTTATGTAGGAGCATTACTGGTACAACCTTTAGCCTTATTACAACTATACGCGGCACGTTTGCGTAGTTCAAAGAAAATATTGCTTGCTCAAGTGCCCTTACAAATAATTAGACCTGTATTTTTGATGTTAATAACCGGATGTATCTATATACTTACACAAAGTCATTTACCAGGCGTGTTAGTAATGGCTATTAACTTATGTTCAGTTATTTTCGCACTTGGGTTAAGTATCTGGGCGTTCCGCAAAAACCTTTCTCCAGAAATTCGTAATGCGAGGCCTGACTTCAACACTAAGGAATGGATGAGCGTAGCTATTCCGCTTCTTATTATTTCTGGGATGTCAATGGTGATGGGTCAGATGGATACGGTAATGTTAGGGGCTTTAATTGGAACAGATGTGGCGGGTATCTATTCATCTGCTCAACGAATTTCCACTTTGGTGTTATTTGGTCTACAAGCGGTTAATACTATGGCTGCTCCAATGATTTCAGAACTGTATTATGCCGGAAGAATCAAAGAACTTCAGCGTATGGTTACATTAGCTTCGTGGGGGATTTTCGCAGTAACAAGTATAGGATCTGTTGTTTTAATTTTTTTAGGACATTGGATTTTATCCTTATTTGGGCAAGCTTTTGTTATTGGTTACTTGCCATTAATAATTCTTCTTATTGGTAATGTAATTAATGCACTTTGCGGTTCTGTTGGGTTTATTTTAAATATGACAGGAAACCAGAAAATATCAGGACGGATTATTGCTGGAGGATTAGTAATCAACTTTTTGCTGAATCTATGCTTGATTCCGAAGTGGAATATGACCGGAGCAGCTATAGCTACTGCAACTGGAATGATATATTGGAATCTTTTTATGGTGATTGTAGTAATTCGTAAACTAAAGATTAATCCAACGATTTGTAGGTTTAATTGA
- a CDS encoding nucleotidyltransferase domain-containing protein: MNTSQEQLLRLLREAIHGEDSICESFSAINVKELFNCALQHSVYPFLYSTLKKYHEVIGLDELVIRRWKEVTLYTVAQQASMIKEIKTVLQLLDINGIPTIPIKGLVLKKLYPLPELRSMGDMDLLIGEENIQRTIELLISHGYYTGTYDLGDPRYMHIVMRKTGSFPIELHRTLWHPTIMKAMNNQQWENHLWENKRLVKMGDFEFAALSIEDEFINIIVHLARHTMHGGAKLRQLCDFALFVKEYWENLDTEYIDRTIKSMDLYKFYQYLIFTCNVYLGFEIPVKIGTSQKDKPEKLIYLIFTSSATVIPSDHYRKINIILDLGEHLWEKIKIILKRISFIPKTYKLIEQYRKRPRSLRSIGLYYRN, encoded by the coding sequence ATGAATACATCTCAAGAACAGTTATTACGTCTACTTAGAGAGGCTATTCATGGTGAAGATTCTATCTGTGAATCATTCTCAGCCATTAATGTAAAGGAACTATTTAATTGTGCGCTCCAACATAGTGTGTATCCTTTTTTGTATTCTACACTTAAGAAATATCATGAGGTGATAGGACTTGACGAACTGGTTATACGTCGTTGGAAAGAGGTCACACTTTACACGGTTGCACAACAAGCAAGTATGATAAAAGAAATAAAAACTGTTTTACAACTATTAGACATCAACGGAATCCCAACAATTCCTATTAAAGGATTAGTGCTCAAGAAACTCTATCCACTGCCTGAGTTGAGAAGTATGGGTGACATGGATCTGCTTATTGGGGAAGAAAATATTCAAAGAACAATTGAGTTGTTGATATCACACGGTTATTATACTGGCACCTATGATTTGGGCGATCCTAGATACATGCATATAGTTATGAGAAAAACCGGTTCATTTCCTATAGAACTACATAGAACACTTTGGCATCCAACAATAATGAAAGCAATGAACAATCAACAATGGGAAAATCATTTATGGGAAAATAAGCGCTTAGTTAAAATGGGCGATTTTGAATTTGCTGCTCTTTCTATAGAAGATGAATTTATTAATATAATCGTACATCTAGCTAGACACACAATGCATGGAGGTGCAAAACTTCGTCAACTTTGTGACTTTGCGCTATTTGTTAAAGAGTATTGGGAAAATCTTGACACTGAATATATTGACAGAACAATTAAATCGATGGACCTTTATAAGTTTTATCAGTACCTCATTTTTACCTGTAATGTATATTTAGGGTTTGAAATTCCGGTTAAGATTGGGACCTCCCAAAAAGATAAACCGGAAAAACTTATTTATCTTATCTTTACTTCATCAGCAACAGTAATACCTTCAGATCATTACAGAAAGATTAATATAATTTTAGATTTAGGTGAACATCTTTGGGAAAAAATAAAAATTATTCTAAAACGTATCTCTTTTATTCCCAAAACGTATAAACTTATTGAACAGTACAGAAAGAGACCTCGTTCTTTACGTAGCATTGGACTTTATTATAGAAACTAA
- a CDS encoding polysaccharide biosynthesis tyrosine autokinase, which translates to MEIELDLLFLWKIFKKRWAIVLILPIIIAFITGIIGYIATSKPMYQAITTLVMGNPNESFQKKDQADITAILASPEMAKIFEPVVKSRNVEQKVIDQLNLPLKVEEFNSKIEVNSIQDTDMIVINVIDENPQLAADIANTLAEKFAEVVIEIKKVDTVSVLDRAVTPDEPINVNIMKYVLGAFFITLLILLSLAVFIEMLDNKLRNAGDVQKVLDLPVIGMIPYDTDSLFNLNPLVSEAYRTLCTNVYFITKNVKKRIMVTSTGPREGKSVLAVNLAISLVQTGKRVLIIDANPRNRILHKLLKINEEVLFNAFEADSLEQGRVVQTRIQELDLFTVGQIPPNPEELLDSDNMKRTLADAEFAYDFVIIDSPPILAAMADVSILAQMVDSVIFVVGANEVHQDFALEAKEQLVRVGAKIIGVVLNKVDLKANDYKYYFNNGESSNERKTRLFNRSKIHNQPRQLSI; encoded by the coding sequence ATGGAGATAGAACTTGATTTACTATTCTTATGGAAAATATTTAAAAAAAGATGGGCGATAGTTCTGATTTTACCAATAATAATCGCCTTTATAACCGGAATTATTGGCTATATCGCGACCTCCAAGCCTATGTATCAAGCCATAACCACATTAGTAATGGGTAATCCAAACGAATCATTTCAAAAAAAAGACCAGGCCGATATCACTGCAATTCTTGCAAGTCCGGAAATGGCTAAAATCTTTGAACCGGTGGTAAAAAGTAGAAATGTTGAACAAAAAGTTATTGATCAATTAAATCTTCCTTTAAAGGTAGAAGAATTCAACAGTAAAATTGAAGTGAATTCTATTCAGGATACGGATATGATTGTGATCAATGTTATTGATGAAAATCCTCAGCTTGCGGCCGACATAGCAAATACTTTAGCTGAGAAATTTGCTGAAGTCGTGATAGAGATAAAAAAAGTAGATACAGTAAGTGTTCTTGATAGAGCCGTTACTCCGGATGAACCGATTAATGTGAATATAATGAAATACGTTCTGGGTGCCTTCTTTATTACTCTTTTAATTTTATTGTCATTAGCTGTATTTATAGAGATGCTTGATAATAAACTTAGAAATGCTGGGGATGTTCAAAAAGTTCTGGATTTGCCTGTTATTGGAATGATTCCTTATGATACGGATTCATTATTCAACTTGAACCCCTTGGTTAGTGAGGCTTATCGAACATTATGCACAAATGTTTATTTTATCACGAAAAATGTAAAGAAAAGGATTATGGTTACCAGCACGGGTCCCCGTGAAGGGAAATCTGTATTGGCAGTTAATCTTGCCATTTCTTTGGTGCAAACTGGTAAACGTGTACTAATTATTGATGCAAATCCGCGTAACCGGATTTTACATAAGTTGCTCAAAATTAATGAAGAGGTGTTGTTCAATGCCTTTGAGGCTGATTCGTTGGAACAGGGCCGTGTTGTTCAGACTCGAATTCAAGAATTGGACCTTTTTACGGTAGGCCAGATTCCGCCAAACCCAGAAGAACTTTTAGATTCAGATAATATGAAGCGTACATTAGCAGATGCTGAATTTGCCTATGATTTTGTTATTATTGATTCTCCGCCAATCTTAGCAGCAATGGCTGATGTGTCAATCCTTGCGCAGATGGTTGACAGCGTTATATTCGTGGTGGGGGCTAACGAGGTTCATCAGGATTTTGCACTTGAAGCTAAAGAGCAACTAGTAAGAGTTGGAGCCAAGATTATTGGAGTTGTACTAAATAAAGTTGATCTAAAGGCGAATGATTATAAATACTATTTCAACAATGGTGAAAGTTCAAATGAAAGAAAAACAAGGCTGTTCAATCGCAGTAAAATACATAACCAACCTAGACAGCTTTCTATATAA
- a CDS encoding glycosyltransferase family 2 protein: MERPLISIIVPVYKVEKYINKCVASLLVQTYENCEIVLVDDGSPDQCPLICDQFSRDFDNITALHKPNGGLGDARNYGVRYSKGDWIVFVDSDDYVEPTYIEDLWNLLLKHDADMAMASSIQADEDGNVMGKKLHFESICVSGADAIFEVYAGDHVGWSAYNNIYPKSVLLQYPFPAGYYEDMACMYLIVDAVDKVAIGDYNQNYKYVQHTSGSILNSALSEKHMHAFEICEEFATFIDEKYPELEILKPLIYIQSVVQMLHRQHMGYKDYSKVFLMYRIMFRKALSAILKNAKIKKKTKMFAFLLSTEPWIYKVCHVMAKGKKKVTEIKRG; this comes from the coding sequence ATGGAGAGACCGTTAATCAGTATTATTGTTCCGGTTTATAAAGTCGAAAAATATATTAATAAGTGTGTTGCCAGCCTGTTGGTACAGACATATGAGAATTGCGAAATCGTACTTGTGGATGACGGTTCGCCCGATCAGTGCCCTTTGATCTGTGACCAATTCAGCAGGGATTTTGACAATATTACTGCTTTACACAAGCCTAATGGCGGGCTGGGAGATGCCAGGAATTATGGTGTGAGATACTCCAAAGGCGACTGGATTGTCTTTGTGGACTCAGATGACTACGTAGAGCCGACTTATATTGAAGATCTGTGGAATCTTTTGCTAAAGCACGATGCAGATATGGCGATGGCCTCGAGCATCCAGGCGGATGAAGACGGGAATGTAATGGGCAAGAAGCTTCACTTTGAAAGTATATGTGTTTCCGGAGCCGATGCGATTTTTGAGGTATACGCAGGCGACCATGTGGGCTGGAGTGCATATAACAACATTTACCCGAAGAGTGTACTGCTCCAGTATCCTTTCCCTGCCGGGTATTACGAGGATATGGCTTGCATGTATCTGATTGTGGATGCGGTTGATAAGGTTGCAATCGGAGATTATAACCAGAATTACAAGTATGTGCAGCATACAAGCGGGAGCATCCTGAACAGCGCATTGTCTGAGAAGCATATGCACGCCTTTGAGATATGCGAGGAGTTCGCCACTTTTATCGATGAGAAATATCCTGAGCTGGAAATACTGAAGCCATTGATTTATATCCAATCCGTTGTCCAAATGCTGCACAGGCAGCACATGGGATATAAGGATTATAGTAAGGTCTTCCTGATGTACCGGATAATGTTCAGAAAAGCACTTAGTGCGATATTGAAGAATGCAAAAATAAAGAAAAAGACAAAGATGTTCGCATTCCTGCTGAGTACAGAGCCATGGATCTATAAGGTTTGCCATGTTATGGCGAAAGGGAAGAAAAAAGTGACTGAAATCAAGAGAGGTTAG
- a CDS encoding sulfotransferase family 2 domain-containing protein has product MNNFKLVIKNFVISVKNFIIFRRIEKREFIILCDKKLIYLVNSKVACSSIKKTFLKMEVEDNYNIHDFNWCKKNKLNEEDKSYYKFTFVRNPFDRLASCYESKYHKDKDIFDILHFDTYLMGILKNVKSFDEFVRKVIKIPDAFADRHFQSQYNLIFDRKGNCLVDYIGKYESISEEYKKIQQKYELEELPYFNKSNKKDWINYYTIETANLVYNRYKKDIEEFGYASDYNRLLEQLTN; this is encoded by the coding sequence ATGAACAATTTTAAATTGGTAATCAAAAATTTTGTTATAAGCGTTAAAAATTTTATTATTTTTCGACGAATAGAAAAAAGAGAATTTATAATTCTTTGTGATAAAAAACTAATTTATTTGGTTAATTCAAAAGTAGCATGTTCTTCAATTAAAAAAACTTTTTTAAAAATGGAAGTTGAAGACAATTATAATATACACGACTTTAATTGGTGTAAGAAAAACAAACTTAATGAAGAAGATAAAAGTTACTATAAATTTACTTTTGTTAGAAACCCTTTTGATAGATTAGCTTCTTGTTATGAGAGCAAATATCATAAAGACAAAGATATATTTGATATATTGCATTTTGACACATATTTAATGGGTATTTTGAAAAATGTCAAAAGTTTTGATGAGTTTGTAAGAAAAGTTATCAAAATTCCTGATGCTTTTGCTGATAGACATTTTCAATCACAATACAATCTTATATTTGATAGAAAGGGAAATTGTTTAGTTGATTATATTGGAAAGTATGAATCTATTTCTGAAGAATATAAAAAAATACAACAAAAATATGAATTGGAAGAGCTTCCTTATTTTAACAAAAGCAATAAGAAAGATTGGATTAATTACTATACAATTGAAACAGCGAATCTAGTATACAATAGGTACAAAAAGGATATAGAAGAATTTGGATATGCAAGTGATTATAATAGACTACTTGAACAGTTAACAAATTAG
- a CDS encoding serine kinase of the HPr protein, regulates carbohydrate metabolism, producing MYSYKAFGLTIISEIEIAELILGEGKPDVAIMLGPVSIVDHKKLDDFNYYKISKSEFKLDVKGVAKYCVRKGDCIIVNPEKNSDQDTIKAYLMGIAMGVLLIQRGVTAIHGSSVDIDGISVIFTGECGVGKSTLCSAFRKKGYQYLADDISVVTFGEEGIPVVHPAFAQQRLCSDTAEMLGYDLSTLPLVCTGEDKYAVNTGDDFESNAIPLRAIVEIKVENKEKAMLKKVNGIDRIRCIKNNIYCILLYEKIGLSSGFIEQYINIAKNISVYRLIRPEGQFTVEEQIKLVVNAVSDRTEKEPLKSELLI from the coding sequence TTGTATAGTTATAAAGCATTTGGGTTGACTATAATTTCTGAGATTGAGATAGCGGAATTAATACTTGGTGAAGGTAAGCCAGACGTGGCAATTATGTTAGGTCCGGTATCAATTGTGGATCATAAGAAATTAGATGACTTTAATTATTATAAAATATCAAAATCAGAGTTCAAACTTGATGTGAAAGGTGTAGCCAAATACTGTGTTAGGAAAGGTGACTGTATTATAGTTAATCCAGAAAAGAATTCGGATCAGGACACCATTAAGGCTTATCTTATGGGTATAGCAATGGGTGTATTATTAATCCAAAGAGGGGTAACCGCAATACATGGAAGCAGTGTTGATATTGATGGTATTTCGGTCATATTTACCGGCGAATGTGGGGTTGGTAAATCAACCCTCTGTTCAGCCTTTAGAAAAAAAGGATACCAATATCTCGCAGATGATATTTCCGTAGTTACATTCGGTGAAGAAGGTATACCGGTGGTTCACCCTGCTTTTGCGCAACAAAGACTATGCAGCGATACAGCAGAGATGCTGGGCTATGATTTAAGCACTTTGCCATTGGTTTGTACGGGAGAGGATAAATATGCCGTCAATACCGGAGATGATTTCGAATCTAATGCTATTCCTTTGAGAGCGATCGTTGAAATAAAAGTTGAGAACAAAGAAAAGGCGATGTTGAAAAAAGTAAATGGGATAGATAGGATCAGATGTATAAAGAATAATATTTATTGCATCTTGCTATATGAAAAAATCGGTTTAAGTTCTGGATTTATCGAACAATACATAAATATTGCAAAAAACATTTCTGTTTATCGTTTAATTAGACCGGAAGGACAATTTACAGTTGAGGAACAAATCAAATTGGTAGTTAATGCTGTTTCGGATCGAACAGAAAAGGAACCACTGAAAAGTGAGCTACTGATTTGA
- a CDS encoding PqqD family peptide modification chaperone produces MNIKQSYINFDFDMTFIRKNDDIKSVNFDGEIALIDIHNGAYYYMDSIGSIIWEKIQSPSSVIQIASQLISQYDVDIETCKNHVYDFIVELIDRDLVSILI; encoded by the coding sequence ATGAATATTAAACAAAGTTATATAAATTTTGATTTTGATATGACTTTTATAAGGAAGAATGATGATATTAAGTCTGTTAATTTTGATGGAGAAATAGCTTTAATAGACATCCATAATGGAGCATACTACTACATGGACTCAATTGGCTCAATAATATGGGAAAAAATCCAAAGTCCTAGCTCGGTAATCCAAATAGCGAGCCAATTGATTTCACAATATGATGTGGATATTGAAACATGTAAAAATCACGTTTACGATTTTATAGTTGAGTTAATTGACAGGGATTTAGTATCAATTCTAATATGA
- a CDS encoding O-antigen ligase family protein codes for MKIKIRIRISAIVIVLLALSMLYRINSVKVEWYMQYIFFAPIVVMGLIKYLNNRKRFSSSVAKSLFKSAMLPHVVAFIYTVVLLIFGLVQSKYFSRCVSSTVQMLFIGLFVLSMLVLYGRESVFIMIKAMVVSYLITLCMALYGIGIAGMLAYIINPLTSIYTSWFEMHDLCLSIGLIVIFLLFCNIGDHSRWKNMAVVLIIMFLGYKRISFLACVVACIFGFWVRKRASAAQLAKLWFVAVAILMFCFAYTYICTTDVYSDLAARFSIDTASRVKIYANFRRYYDVSFAYLGQGVGFVTKILTILQQSRSFGVGGITALHNDLLLQYIELGFFGSILWFVYYIFRLPKKLKNRFGYKIERLYYILLVYAFITYCSDNTMHYYIFQSTFFLILGSEVFSVIQSREGIVQQITMQERNAKKSDWQA; via the coding sequence ATGAAAATAAAAATCAGAATCAGAATCAGCGCAATAGTAATTGTTCTACTGGCCTTATCAATGCTGTATCGTATAAATTCCGTGAAGGTTGAATGGTATATGCAATATATATTTTTCGCGCCAATTGTAGTCATGGGATTAATTAAATACTTAAATAATAGAAAAAGGTTTTCGAGTAGTGTTGCAAAGTCTTTGTTTAAAAGTGCAATGCTTCCGCATGTGGTTGCATTTATATATACAGTTGTGCTTTTGATATTTGGACTGGTTCAATCCAAATATTTTAGTCGATGCGTTTCAAGTACTGTGCAGATGCTTTTTATTGGATTATTTGTTCTTTCAATGCTTGTGCTGTATGGGAGAGAGTCAGTTTTTATCATGATAAAGGCCATGGTTGTTTCGTATCTTATAACATTATGCATGGCATTGTATGGAATAGGCATAGCTGGGATGTTAGCTTACATAATAAATCCATTAACATCAATCTATACAAGCTGGTTTGAAATGCACGACCTGTGCCTATCAATAGGATTGATAGTCATATTTCTTCTCTTCTGCAATATAGGCGATCATAGCAGATGGAAGAATATGGCTGTTGTTTTAATTATCATGTTTCTGGGATATAAGCGTATTAGCTTTCTGGCTTGTGTAGTTGCATGTATTTTTGGGTTTTGGGTTCGAAAAAGAGCTTCAGCTGCACAATTGGCCAAACTTTGGTTTGTCGCCGTAGCTATACTTATGTTCTGTTTTGCGTACACGTATATTTGTACAACTGATGTATATAGTGATTTGGCAGCAAGGTTTAGTATTGATACAGCTAGTAGAGTGAAGATATACGCAAACTTCAGGCGGTATTATGATGTGTCCTTTGCCTATTTAGGACAGGGCGTAGGATTTGTAACTAAGATTCTAACTATTCTGCAGCAGTCGAGGTCATTTGGAGTAGGAGGAATTACTGCGTTGCATAATGATCTTTTGTTGCAGTATATTGAGCTTGGTTTTTTCGGTAGTATTTTGTGGTTTGTATATTATATTTTTAGACTTCCGAAAAAACTGAAGAATCGATTTGGCTATAAGATTGAGAGATTGTATTATATTTTGTTAGTTTATGCATTCATAACTTATTGTAGTGATAATACAATGCATTACTATATATTCCAAAGTACATTTTTCCTTATTTTAGGTAGTGAGGTATTTTCGGTTATTCAATCTAGAGAGGGAATTGTGCAACAAATAACAATGCAGGAACGAAATGCTAAAAAAAGTGATTGGCAGGCTTGA